One uncultured Draconibacterium sp. genomic window, CAAAAGTCTGGCGCCCTCTTTCCCAACCTGCTTTTCCTACTTTGTCTACTGTTCTCATCTCTGTCTTCATTTAACGGTTTCCCTTCTAACAATTCTATCATTCGTTCGTCTTCTTTAAACGTATTTTTTTGCTCTTTTGATGCAAAGAATCCGTTAAAAAAAGTGAACAAACAATCCATAATAAGATAAGATGTTTTCCAGCAAATGTCAAGTATAAAACAGAAAAAGATAAAGGTAAATTTCACACTTTACGTTAGAAAACAAGGCTTATATTTCCTTGCTGCTTATGTGCTTTCCCGGTAAAATCAGTGTATTGAAGCACCCATGTATAAACACCGCCCGGAGCAAAATTATCGTTCTTCATTTTTCCGTCCCATCCTACTAACTGACTTGTGGATTCGAAGATTACTTCGCCCCAACGATTAAAAATAAGTAACTGATATCCTTCATCAACTACACCTTCTGAATAGACCTGAAATACCCGATCTTCTTCTGCGAATGCATTGGGTGAAAATGCATTTGGAGGATACAGGCGATCGAAAGTAACTGCTACCTTTTTGGCAATTGAATCGAGGCACCCTAAATCGTTATAGGACATTAGCAGGACATTATAAAATCCCATTCCGGTAAAACGATGCGTGGGTGAAAATTCGCCTGATGGAAAAGATCCATCATCAAAATCCCACTCATAATCAGTTGCACCAACCGTTTTATTCTCAAAGTAGATTTCCGGATCGCTGATAAGAACCTCGTCCGGCACCGGAGAAAAATTAGCCACAGGAACAGGAAAGGTCTCAATCTCCTTTTCGAAAGAAACGGTATCGCTGCAACCTGTAATTAGAGATGTGCCTGTAAAACGAAGTTCGTTTGTTGTAGCAGCGGCAGTATAAATATGACTTACGGTATTCCCGTATCCTTCTGTTCCATCGCCCAAATCGTACGAAAATTCAACGTTGTCAACCATGTCGGAAACAATTGCCTGAGCCGCCACTTCCAAAGGAGGACAACCCTCTGTTGTATCTACCAAAACCTCAAACAATGGCTTCCGCTTCCATATTTTCGAAATGCTATCTGATTGGCATCCAAATTCAGAAATAACTTTGATTCCAAGAGATACGGTGGGTTCCAATAAGCGATTAAACTGAAGTGGTCCTGATGTTAAACCCGGATTTTGAATTATTTCATCGGGTTGCAGTGAATTTAAATCCCAGTGATACTTATCTCTGTTGTTCCCCGAGCCTTCGTACCAAACTTCGGCTAAGGATGAATTACAATCTTCTTCATTAAAAGATAAATCCACTGTAGGTTTCGGATGCGCAGTAATCATATCTTTCATAACTCCTGTATTTTCGCATCCCTCTACAGAGATAACTGTCAAACTCACGTCAAAATTTACATCTCCTGTTTCCGGATTTACAAATGTGTTTGTTACCAAGCGCTGATCAGAATTGTTTCCATCGCCAAAGTCCCAGTAATTAGACAGAACTGCTTCGGTGGCTTTCGCCTCAAATTCAACCAACAGCGGAGTACAACCTTCAGTAATATCAGCTACGATCTCCACATTTGGAGTAACAGTTACTCCCCGGAAACTGGAATCTACACACCCTTGTTCATTTACTTTTAATCCAACCGAACGGTTAATTTGACCATATCCAAGTGGTATAATAAGATTCTGTAAGTTAACACCAGACTGAAAAACAGTATCGTTGTAATACCACGAAAAAAGAGCATCTTCTTCTGTCATTCCTCCATAATTTAACTCCAGACTGTAGCCCTTGCATTTGTCTTCATCCATAAGAATCTTTGCTTCCGGCTGGTTATGAAACTCAATATTCAGCGTATCTAAAAACTGGCAACCATACTCATCGTTTATTTGCATCTCAAATTGATACTTACCAAACGCTTTAACAGTGATTGTTGGAGTTAGACTGGCCTCATCGGTAATTTCCACCATAAGTGGATCAAAAGAAATTAAATGTGTACTTGCCGTACCACCAACAAAAGAAAGCTGCAGCGTTTGTGTTTTCGATCCGCATACCAAAGTGTCAACCGTACTGTAATCCAAAACCGGACGTACACTCCATTTTACTTCAACGGTATCCATTATTTCACACGGAACATCGTTGCTCAACCTTACCCAGTATATTTTCTCATCGGCAACAGTAATTGTGCGTGTTGCTTCTCCTGTAGACCATAAATACGCGGCATGTTCACCGGCATCGAGAGTTACCGAATCGCCTTTACAAATGGTTGTATCAACCGGCAACAAACTAACAGGAACGGGATCAACCAGCACATGAAAGCTTGCAGTATCCTCACAAAATCCAAGAACACCCCTTGCTGTATATACGATGTCACTAAAGGGTTTTACCGTTGGGCTCGAAACATTTGGATTGTTAATTGCCTCATTCGGCGACCACGAATAAGAATATGAATTATTGGCACCAATATCATTTAAACGAAGTGATTCACCTTCGCAAATCTCAAAATTACGCTGGTTGGCAAATGCAATTTTCCGAACCTCTACCTGTGCCGAAGCCGAAAGTTTTACCGGAGGATCTCCGGGCATCCCACCAAATTCAACAATAAATCCCTGCGGATAATAATATCCGGTTGGATTGTCTTTGTCGCCTTCATTCGATAAATCGTTCCACGACTTTGGAACCGAGCCCGGATCGGCATTTATATGCCCGTAATCCTCATCGTCGCCCCAGGTTTTATACACATTGTTTGGTTCTCCGGAATTCCAGTTGGAATAACGACCATTCACTCGATATCCACTGGGATATGCCCCTTGCCAAAAATGCGTTCCTTTTTCAGGGCCTGTTTCCCACTGCCATCGTCCTTCAACAGCGGCATCATTGGCTCCTATCCACCCAATTCCGTCAATTTTAGTCCATACAAAATCATTTTCAACGCTCGATGTAATGGTAACCAAATACCCTTGCAAACCATAATATTTTGTGGTATCGGCCGCATCGCGGGCTTCGGTCCATTTAATACCCCGCTTACTCACATAACGGTAAAAATGCTCAGTTTCCGGTAAATAATCGGCGTCTAACAAACTTATCGAAAACGATCTGATATTTAAAGTGGGTACTTCTGCCACATTTTTATAGTACACCTTTCGAATGGCTTCCTGATATTGTTCGGCTGTACCTATACCTCTTATTTCCACATGACCGTATGCATCGTTCCAATAATAAGTAAATCCGTAAACTGCGTCCCACACCAGTTTATCTTCGCCTCGTTTGTAATTGGCAATCGACACTTTCATGCCTTCTGAAGCCTCGTTTATACTGATATTTTTTACCGTCATATACGGGGCCACTGCCACCGAATCGGAACAGTAAGGAATAGCACTGCTAATTGGATTTTCAATTTGAGGGGGAGCTTCTTCGCTTCCTTTAGAAAATGCAAAACCGGCATTTCCTAACAAAAAAACGAATAGAATAAGAAATGCCGGTTTAGTTAAAATCATATTTTGATCTGAAATTATTTTCGGTTCGAAAAATATTTCATAAACTGAGAACGCTCATAAACCATCGGATCAGGAATATTTTTGTAAGAAAGTCGTCCCCGGAAATCGTCAATGGTTTTAAAATTCCATTTTTTCATAAATGCATCCAAGTCGCTTAGCATGCTTGAAACCACACTTGCTCCGTTAACATATAATGTAGAACAAAGTTGTGCCACCTGCGCTCCTGCCAGCAGTTGTTTTATTACTGCATCGCCATCGTGAATACCTGTTGAAGCAGCAATGTCAAGATTGGCTACTGAAGATGAAACAATTCCCACCCAACGCAACGACCTACGCAAATCGCTTGGCGAACTAAATACTTCGGAAGAAGTAAGTTCCAATTTGTCTAAATCGATATCGGGTTCGTAAAAACGATTAAACATTACAACACCGGCGGCACCGTTTGCTTTTAATTTATCTGCCATTCCGATAATATTGCTGTGGTGTACACCAAATTTTACCGATACCGGAATAGAAACTTCCAAACGCACTTTTTTAAGTACATCGAGATACAATTGTTCTATAATCCCCGGCTTTTCGTTTCGGTCGGTTGGCATGTAGAAAATATTTAATTCAATGGCATCGGCGCCGGCTTCTTCAAAATCTTTCGCAAAGCTTGTCCATTCTGCACCCGACACGCAATTTATGCTGGCAATAATCGGAATATCAACTGCTTCTTTTGCTTTCCGAAGCAGTTCCAAATGTTTAACAACCGTATTGTCGCGCAAATAATTTTTGATGTAATCTTCAGCTTCAGGGTAGCCCATGTTTTGCTGGTCTTTTTCCAGCATACTGCTTACTTCGTTATTAATCTGCTCTTCAAAAATTGATTTTAGAACAATGGCACCAATTCCTGCGCTAGCCAATTCTTTAATTTTTTCAACCGAACTTGTTAAGCCTGAACTGGCTGCAACCAAAGGATTTTTTAAGTCTAATCCTAAATATTTAGTTTGCAAATTACTCATAGTCTAGAGTTTAATTTTTAATTTATTGAGTTTAACCTTCATTCCAGGCGGTTAATAATCGCCGCAAATAAACTCATATCTGTTCTTTCTGTCTGTCTTTTATTAATAGTTACGTTCGCCAAAAATATGGCTTCCAACCCTTATCAATGTACTTCCTTCCTCAATTGCCAAAGGATAATCCCCCGACATTCCCATCGAAATTTCGCAAAAAGAATCGGACTCCGCAAAGAATTTATTTTTTAGTGTTGTAAAAATCTGCTTTAAGCTCCTAAATTCATTCCGAATCTGATTTGTATCGTCGGTATAGGTTGCCATTCCCATAACACCCGCAATTTCAACATTCTCAAATCCGGCAAATTCATCGGAGCTCAACAACTCAACAGCTTCTTGCTCCGAAAGTCCAAACTTAGTAGATTCTTCGGCAATATGAAATTGCAAAAGACATTTTATTTTCCGATTGTTTTTTGCGCCCTCTTTATTTATTGTTTTTAACAGTTTAATGGAATCTGTTCCATGAATAAGGCTGATAAAAGGAGCAATGTATTTGACCTTATTTGTTTGAGGATGACCGATAAAATGCCATTCAATATCTTTTGGAAGCTCTTCGTATTTTCGAACCAGATCCTGAACTTTATTCTCACCAAAAATGCGTTGGCCAACCTCGTATGCAGCTAAAATATCTTCGTTGGGTTTTGTTTTCGATACAGCTACCAGGCGCACACCTTCAGGCAAATTTTGTTTTATTTCAGAAATATTCTTTGCAATATCCATTCTTGCTGAATTTCCGGTAAAAATAGAGAAAAGTTAGAAGTAGGAAGACCCTCGACCGAAGATATTTTTAAAAAGATGAACGAATCAGTAAAAAAACGTGAAGACCAAACTTCCAACTTTTTACTTTTCACTTTCTACTTGTTTTAGCTTTTATACCTTTGCATCCGCTACAATGAAGGTAAAAGAAGAAATATCGAAACAAATGAATGCCCTTGGAAAAGAAGGTAAGGCATTTGTATTTCTAATTGACTTTGACGGCAATAATGCGGAACTGTTTTCGGCGAAAGAAAATGACAAATTACTTTGGCAAACTCCTGAACATTCCAATTTTAGTCCTGTTGAAGAAAAGGTTCAATTGACCAAATG contains:
- a CDS encoding PKD domain-containing protein encodes the protein MILTKPAFLILFVFLLGNAGFAFSKGSEEAPPQIENPISSAIPYCSDSVAVAPYMTVKNISINEASEGMKVSIANYKRGEDKLVWDAVYGFTYYWNDAYGHVEIRGIGTAEQYQEAIRKVYYKNVAEVPTLNIRSFSISLLDADYLPETEHFYRYVSKRGIKWTEARDAADTTKYYGLQGYLVTITSSVENDFVWTKIDGIGWIGANDAAVEGRWQWETGPEKGTHFWQGAYPSGYRVNGRYSNWNSGEPNNVYKTWGDDEDYGHINADPGSVPKSWNDLSNEGDKDNPTGYYYPQGFIVEFGGMPGDPPVKLSASAQVEVRKIAFANQRNFEICEGESLRLNDIGANNSYSYSWSPNEAINNPNVSSPTVKPFSDIVYTARGVLGFCEDTASFHVLVDPVPVSLLPVDTTICKGDSVTLDAGEHAAYLWSTGEATRTITVADEKIYWVRLSNDVPCEIMDTVEVKWSVRPVLDYSTVDTLVCGSKTQTLQLSFVGGTASTHLISFDPLMVEITDEASLTPTITVKAFGKYQFEMQINDEYGCQFLDTLNIEFHNQPEAKILMDEDKCKGYSLELNYGGMTEEDALFSWYYNDTVFQSGVNLQNLIIPLGYGQINRSVGLKVNEQGCVDSSFRGVTVTPNVEIVADITEGCTPLLVEFEAKATEAVLSNYWDFGDGNNSDQRLVTNTFVNPETGDVNFDVSLTVISVEGCENTGVMKDMITAHPKPTVDLSFNEEDCNSSLAEVWYEGSGNNRDKYHWDLNSLQPDEIIQNPGLTSGPLQFNRLLEPTVSLGIKVISEFGCQSDSISKIWKRKPLFEVLVDTTEGCPPLEVAAQAIVSDMVDNVEFSYDLGDGTEGYGNTVSHIYTAAATTNELRFTGTSLITGCSDTVSFEKEIETFPVPVANFSPVPDEVLISDPEIYFENKTVGATDYEWDFDDGSFPSGEFSPTHRFTGMGFYNVLLMSYNDLGCLDSIAKKVAVTFDRLYPPNAFSPNAFAEEDRVFQVYSEGVVDEGYQLLIFNRWGEVIFESTSQLVGWDGKMKNDNFAPGGVYTWVLQYTDFTGKAHKQQGNISLVF
- a CDS encoding dihydroorotate dehydrogenase-like protein, which translates into the protein MSNLQTKYLGLDLKNPLVAASSGLTSSVEKIKELASAGIGAIVLKSIFEEQINNEVSSMLEKDQQNMGYPEAEDYIKNYLRDNTVVKHLELLRKAKEAVDIPIIASINCVSGAEWTSFAKDFEEAGADAIELNIFYMPTDRNEKPGIIEQLYLDVLKKVRLEVSIPVSVKFGVHHSNIIGMADKLKANGAAGVVMFNRFYEPDIDLDKLELTSSEVFSSPSDLRRSLRWVGIVSSSVANLDIAASTGIHDGDAVIKQLLAGAQVAQLCSTLYVNGASVVSSMLSDLDAFMKKWNFKTIDDFRGRLSYKNIPDPMVYERSQFMKYFSNRK
- a CDS encoding YggS family pyridoxal phosphate-dependent enzyme gives rise to the protein MDIAKNISEIKQNLPEGVRLVAVSKTKPNEDILAAYEVGQRIFGENKVQDLVRKYEELPKDIEWHFIGHPQTNKVKYIAPFISLIHGTDSIKLLKTINKEGAKNNRKIKCLLQFHIAEESTKFGLSEQEAVELLSSDEFAGFENVEIAGVMGMATYTDDTNQIRNEFRSLKQIFTTLKNKFFAESDSFCEISMGMSGDYPLAIEEGSTLIRVGSHIFGERNY